From Sphingopyxis sp. USTB-05, the proteins below share one genomic window:
- a CDS encoding alpha/beta fold hydrolase, translated as MIADDMDFDPPPPPRRPFFRRKRVLIPLALLVTIVVGFLLLLTPDTDRDAMIAKYSGPAGAFVAGPAGQRIHYRDQGKRGDRAIILIHGANASLHTWEPLVKRLGETYRVVTLDLPGHGLTGAIPDTDYSAQGMMDAVDVVAAKLGLDHFILGGNSMGGWVAWRYALAQPARVDALLLIDAAGMPLRPGEKRPESNVGFRVLEYPFGRWLATRVTPRMLVEQSLRGSVEKQEIVDDAMIDRYWELLRFPGNRAATVLRARMDREPAMAARVGEIKAPTLILFGDKDRLINPSAAKTFNERIAGSEVVILPGIGHLPMEEAPDATANAIADFLTRRLVAPSAPDPETR; from the coding sequence ATGATCGCTGACGACATGGATTTCGACCCGCCGCCGCCACCGCGGCGCCCGTTCTTCCGCCGCAAGCGGGTACTGATCCCACTCGCGCTGCTCGTTACGATCGTCGTCGGTTTCCTATTGCTCCTGACGCCCGACACCGACCGTGATGCGATGATCGCCAAATATAGCGGGCCCGCTGGCGCTTTCGTGGCCGGCCCGGCGGGACAGCGCATCCACTACCGCGATCAGGGCAAGCGCGGCGATCGGGCGATCATCCTGATCCATGGCGCCAACGCCAGCCTGCATACGTGGGAACCGCTGGTGAAGCGGCTCGGCGAGACCTATCGCGTGGTCACGCTCGATCTGCCCGGGCACGGCCTGACCGGCGCGATTCCCGACACCGATTATTCGGCGCAGGGGATGATGGATGCGGTCGATGTCGTCGCGGCAAAGCTTGGGCTCGATCATTTCATCCTCGGCGGCAATTCGATGGGCGGCTGGGTCGCCTGGCGCTACGCACTTGCGCAGCCCGCACGCGTCGATGCGCTGTTGCTGATCGATGCCGCGGGGATGCCGCTGCGGCCGGGTGAGAAACGGCCCGAATCGAATGTCGGCTTCCGGGTTCTCGAATATCCCTTCGGGCGCTGGCTCGCGACGCGGGTGACGCCACGGATGCTCGTCGAACAGTCGCTGCGCGGGTCGGTCGAGAAGCAGGAGATCGTCGATGACGCGATGATCGACCGCTATTGGGAATTGCTGCGTTTTCCAGGCAATCGGGCGGCAACCGTGCTGCGGGCGCGGATGGACCGTGAACCGGCGATGGCGGCGCGGGTAGGTGAGATCAAGGCGCCCACCTTGATCCTGTTTGGCGACAAGGACCGGTTGATCAACCCCAGCGCCGCAAAGACGTTCAACGAGCGCATCGCGGGGTCGGAAGTCGTGATCCTGCCCGGCATCGGCCATC